The Sulfurospirillum sp. UCH001 genome segment CTAATTTAATCCAAATGAGTGTTGCTTGACCGCCATCTTTAGCGCCATCTTCATTGATTTGTTTCCAGACAGCAGCGTAGAGTGTTCCACTGTCAAGCTCTTTTTTACCATCTCCCACATACATATAGAGTCCCACTTGCGTGCCATCATCACCAAAAAAAGCGGTTTTAGCATCACTCATGACTTTTGCCATTTCCCAGGTTCCACGTCCCATCGCATAGTGCTTTTTGACATTGGTTTTTCCGTTAGGTTTTACGGTAACTTCGGTAATGTAACCATAGTCATACGCTTTAGCTTCTTGTTTACCTTCAAAGTAGAGCTCACTCATGGCTTTAAGCCCTTTTTGTGTTTTTTTATAATGCTCACCGTTTTGGGCGGTAAAGTAAAGATCATAATCTTCTTCACTTCCTAAGTGCGTATTCCAAGGAGTTTGTGAACCAAAGCAAGGAGTCCAAATACCACCTACCTTAGAAAAGTCGATAGGATATTGATCGGTTGCTTTGAGTTTGCCATCTCGCATATCTTGACGAAGAGAGGTTAATGTCATGCTCATAGGTGCACGGTTGTACCACATTTCACTTTTTTCTACGGATGAACCATCACTTAAAATCCAGTCATACTCATAATGTGTGACCAAATACAATGAGCCTTCAACACTTAAAAGTGAGTTGCTATCGGGTGTCTCTGCGATAAGTGGTTTGCCAAAAGGATCTTTGAGAGGTTTTTGTGAAATACTATAGAGCTGTCCTGCAGGGTTTTTACTTGTACCAACTTTATCTTTAACACCAAAAAGTGTTTCATATGAAAGTGCTCTTTCGATTTTCCACCACTGGGAGTATGAATAATGACTTTTGCTTCAGAGTACGTTTTTGCCATTTTTTCAGGTGTGTTAGGTGCTTCCATGCCAATAAATTCTACACGAGTGCCTGCGCAAAGACTTGATGCTACCAATGAGAATGAAATGAGTAGGGGTGTTAATGATTTCACGAGAGCCTCCAATAAATTTTACTCGTACAATCGTAAAAAAGAAGTGTTACAAATACGTTACAATCTTAAAAAAAAGCGTTAGATCAAGAATACACTACAAAGCTTGAAGAAAGTCATTTTACAATAATTGAAATTATACCCTAAGGAGAGAAAGATGAAAAATATTTTAGTTGCAACCCTAATGTTGTTCCTTGCTACAGTGGGTTTTGCAAAAGAACACGCTGTAACATATGAATTGGATGGCAAAGTGTATGAAGGCTATTACAGTACACCTTCAGACAATGCTCCGTTAGTTTTCATCATCCATGACTGGGATGGACTGAATGCTTATGAAATGAAACGTGCAAAAATGCTCAATACGTTAGGTTATGGTGCTTTTGCGATTGACCTTTTTGGGAAAGATGTGAAGCCTGTAACCCTAGAAGAGAAAAAGGCATTAACCAATGCCCTCTACAATGATAGAGCCAAAATGCAAAAACTTTTAAATGCCAGTTATCAAGCAGCAAAAAAAGAGGGTGCTAATGTGACCAATGCGATTGGTATAGGCTATTGTTTTGGTGGTGCCGCATTGTTAGAGATGGCACGAATGGGAACACCACTAAAGGGTTTTGCAAGTTTTCATGGAGGATTAGCAACTCCTAGTGGAGAAGATTATAAGCAGACAAAAGGTTTTGTGCTTATCTTGCATGGAACAGCCGATGAAAGTGTAAGTATGGATGAATTTGCAACCCTTGCGAAGGAGCTTGAAAAGACAGGTGTTAAGCATGAAATGATTGCATACAGTGGTGCACCTCATGCGTTTAGCGTCTTTGGCACAGAACGATACAGAGAGGATGCTGATAAAAAATCGTGGAGAAGATTGGTTGAATTTTTAGATGAGACACTCTCAAAATAAGGCATATTTTTTGCTTGCAAATGTGCATGTAAAAAGGAGTTGCTATGGACAACAGACTATTTCAAATCGACCCATATGCAGGCATTAGCTATGGACTCTATAATTCGCTTAAAGGTGAAAAAGGGAGTTTTGAAGACTTTTTGCTTCATTATGATTCGACAGGTGCAAACAACGATGACAGCTCATGGCTTACAAAACTGATTAAAGAAGATACAACCAGTGCTCTTAGCTCCCCAGAAGTTTGGGAAGCGATGAATACACTGGGCATCAATGGCGTGGATCTCTTTAGTGGGGTCAATTCATCTGATTTTTTTGATACTCAAGTCAGTGCATTAAAGATGCAACTGATGGAAGCTTTTAGCAAACGATCTGATTATAAAGAGATGAAACCACTCCTTGAACAGTTGATGAGCTAACGACAGACATATGTAACAATATCGAACTCAGCGGTACCAATCGTAGGTTGGTACCATTGGGTTGGCGTTCCTTGAATATCTTTTACGGAACGTGTACTACTTCCTACTTGTCTTATATAGCGAGAAGGGCAATTGACTTCTGCTTTAATATACATGATGGTATCAAAACTCTGACGTCTTAATGTAATGGTACTGAGTGTTGCTTGACGTCCTTCTTCCAAAACATAGTACTTATAAATATCTTTATAGGCTGTTCGTGGTATCTCGATTTCTTGAGATTTACTGACACCATAGGTATTGAGTGCCAAGATAGCACCAAAAATAATGAATAATTTTTTTATGATAAACATATATTCTCCTTTGTCGATCTTGTTTTCATTGTAGCAAAAGCTAACTCAATGTGCCATTAGCAAATACACCTTAAGTGATTAAAGCATGAGAATTTCATAATTTATTCATCTTTAGGGTACAATACTTGAGCACAGTGTCATAAGTTTGTATAAAGGGCTTTGCATGGGACATAGCGTGGGAAAAGAGCAAGAGCAAAAAGAGAAGATCAAGCTTTTATCGCGTGAACTTCGTATGGTGCAAAAAAATCTTGTAGAACAGTTTTATACAGACCCTCTTACGCGCCTTCCAAATCTTTATAAATTGCGACATGATCTCGAAGAGCTAAGCGAATTTACACTCATTATTGCCAATATCGATAATTTTAAACTTCTAAATGATTTTTACGGTTTTGTTGTAGGTGATTTTATCTTAGAGTCATTTGCCAAAACACTTAAAATTGAGCTTCAAGAGGTTGCGGTTTACCGTATTGCTGGCGATGAATTTGCCATTTTGTTGCATGAAAGAATGAGCTTTTATCTACTGAAAAATTATCTTACACATCTTTCAAAACAGTTGACACATCTTAGATATGCCTATGCTCAAACGGAGATTTATGTGGACTGCACACTCTCATCCAGTGCGAGTTTTTCAAATGACGATATTTTCTCTAAAGTGAGCATGGCGCTTAAGTACGCTAAAAAAGAGCAGTTGAAGTTTTGGATCTATGAAGATACAATGAACTTTTCACAAGAGTATGAGAGCAACCTCAAGTATGCGACAAAAGTGCGCAAAGCCATTGTAGATTATTCGGGTATTGTGCCGTATTTTCAGCCGATTATCGACAATGCCAGCAATGAAATTATCAAATTTGAAGCGCTTTCGCGTCTTGTCGATGAAGAGGGTGTCATTCATTCTCCACACAATTTTATACCCATTGCAAAGATGATAAAAGTGTATGACAAGATTACAATGACGATCATCGACAAAAGCTTTAAAGTCTTCGAGACACACCCTTATGACTTTAGTATCAACCTCTCTTTTGAAGATATCATTAACCAAGAGATATACGATTTTATTATCCGAAAACTCCGTGATTCCAATATGGGACATCGTGTTACCTTTGAGCTTTTAGAGTCTGAAAAAGTCAATGACTTTAACAAAGTTGTTCATTTTTTCAATGAGATAAAACGCTATGGCGCTAAAGTAGCGATAGATGACTTTGGAAGTGGTTTTTCCAACTTCTCTTATATCATTAAACTCAATCCTGATTTTATCAAGATTGATGGAAGCCTTATCAAAGACATTGACAAAGATAAAAACGCGCAGATCGTTGTTGAAACGATTGTAAACTTTTCTAAGAAACTGGGCATCAAAACCGTTGCGGAGTTTGTCCACTCCAGTACCGTACTTTCTACGGTTAAACAGCTTGGCATTGACTATTCGCAAGGCTATTTTATCGATATGCCTTCGCCTCAAATTGTGACCTAAGAACTTTAGGCGACAACGTCGGTATCCCACAAGATACTCACACCGTATTCCGGATCAGGGATGACGTACTTGAAGTACTCGCTTGTCCCTTTTCGTCCATGTAATCTGACCGCAATTTGCCCCTCTTTTAACAGTTGTTTCATCTCATACTCGCTCAAACTTCGTTTGTTCCAGCGTAAAAAAGCGTTGGAATAAACCCGAAAACGACATGAGGCATCGCTACTAAAAACATAGTCATCGTTGATGTCACGCTCTTTTTTGGCATGTTCACAGCTGTAAAGATTCACTTTTTGCCCTCGAATGGTAAGTTTCTGGGCTATAACACTACCACCGCAAAACGGACACTTGCCAAGAATCATCACACACCTCAGTTTTGATTTATGAGGGTATGGTAGCAAAGTGGGAAAAGAGGGGTTGAAAATATTTCAGAATGAAAGAAAATAAATTATTGACAAGAAGAGAGATTTTATAAAAACCTCTCCACAAATCTATCCAAGCCTTCATCATTCATAGCGCCCGATACACGCTCAATCTCTTGTCCATCTTTAAAGACAATGAGTGTAGGAATAGAGCGAATTTTAAAGCGAGAAGCAAGGAATTGTTCTGCTTCAGTATCGACTTTAGCGAACAACACACGAAGAGGGTAGGCACGTGCTGCCTGCTCGAAGATAGGTGCAAACATTTTACACGGTCCACACCAAGGTGCCCAAAAATCGACGATAACAGGAACATCTGTACTCTCTAGTACTGCTTCAAGATTGTCACTTGTAAGTGCTACAGGATGGGGATCAAGCAAAGAAGCTTTACATTTTCCACAGTTGGCTTTTTTATAAACTTCTAGTTTTGGAACATTATTGGTTGCAAGGCAAGAGGGACAAATAACTTTCATAGCTTATCCTTTCGTCGCATAATCTTTAAGTGCTTGAAGAATTTTGGGTTCTAACTCCCACTCTTTACCATCAACTGACATGACAGACTCTCGTTTGATGCCATCAACTGAGCCTTTGCTGACGATGAAGGCGAGGTATTTTTCAACTTCTTCAAAACGGGGTAACACTTCTATATGCAAAACACGTTCAAGTTCTGCGATGAACCCATACCCACCCCAATTAGAGACGGAAGCAATCATGGGGTAGTCACAAGGAATGACACAGTAGTCATAAAAAAGCTCTTTATTTTTAAGGACTTCCGCAAAGCTTCCCATGCCTACTTCATTGCCACCATCGCCTATGCCAAAACTAGGAGCGATTTGGCTTCCCTTTTTAAAGAGTTCATCCACAGGTGCTGTAAACTCTTTGATATCAACGCCTCTGGCGTTTAGATAACGCCCTTCAGCATTTTGACCGCAGCGCTCAATGGAAAGATGACAAATGGGTTTGTAGGTATTTAAAATCATAGAGCTCTCTTCATTGCTTAAGCCTTCAAGCGGAATGTAGAGCGTTTTAATATCTGGAAAATAGTCATCACAAAAATGATCGGTAATAATAACAGGCATGTAGCCCAATTTTTCAAATGCTTTCGCTAAAAAATAAGCACCCAATGGACCATCGGTTTCGGCAAAACCTGCAACATAAAAGCCTGTATAAATGAAAACAACACCTTTTTCGAGTTTTAGAAAAGCATTGACAGCTTTTTTGGTATGTTCATTGGGAAAATGTGCTTGAATTTTGTCCATATTGCGCGTAGAGTGTTGGAGAACGATCTCTTCGATAGTATGAAAATTGCTCATGAAAGCCTTTGCATATAAAAAGTTAACAGGAAAAATTGTATCTAAAATTTGATACAATTTAACCAAAAAAAGGGATTAAAATGTCTCCAAAAGAGTTACGCGCTAAAATTGCCAAGGGCGAATTTACAAGACCAACAGCGGGTGAATGCCCAGGGTATATTCAGATGAACATGGTAGCTTTGCCAAGAGAATATGCAGAGCGTTTTGAAGCATTTGCCAATGAAAACTCTAAAGCCATTCCTGTTCTTGAAGTGATTTCCAAAGGACATCATTCCCAAATCTTAGCACCCGGTGCTGACATTTTAAATGAGATACCAAAATACAATATTTTACGTGATGGTGTATTGGTGGAGACAGTTACAGACATCACACCATATTATACCCCTGATTTGGTCTTCTTTTTGATTGGCTGTAGCTTCTCATTTGAAACAGCACTCATTGAAAATGGTATGCCACTTCGTCATGTCGATCAACAAAAAAATGTTGCGATGTATCGAACAAACATCAAACTTAAACCTGTTGGCGGATTTGAAGGCGAAATGGTTGTAAGTATGCGCCCGATTAAAAAAGAAAAAGTTGCTGATGCATGTGTGGTTACCAGTCATTTTCCGAGGATGCACGGTTCACCGATACAAGTGGGTTATCCTGAGATGATTGGTATTCATGATGTTGCTCATCCTGATTATGGTGATGCGATAGAGATCAAAAATGATGAAATACCGTTATTCTGGCCATGTGGCGTAACACCTCAAAATGTCATCACCAGTATGAAACTTCCTTTTGCAATCACTCATGCACCAGGACATATGTTCGTCACCGATAAAAAAGA includes the following:
- a CDS encoding dienelactone hydrolase family protein, with amino-acid sequence MKNILVATLMLFLATVGFAKEHAVTYELDGKVYEGYYSTPSDNAPLVFIIHDWDGLNAYEMKRAKMLNTLGYGAFAIDLFGKDVKPVTLEEKKALTNALYNDRAKMQKLLNASYQAAKKEGANVTNAIGIGYCFGGAALLEMARMGTPLKGFASFHGGLATPSGEDYKQTKGFVLILHGTADESVSMDEFATLAKELEKTGVKHEMIAYSGAPHAFSVFGTERYREDADKKSWRRLVEFLDETLSK
- the trxC gene encoding thioredoxin TrxC encodes the protein MKVICPSCLATNNVPKLEVYKKANCGKCKASLLDPHPVALTSDNLEAVLESTDVPVIVDFWAPWCGPCKMFAPIFEQAARAYPLRVLFAKVDTEAEQFLASRFKIRSIPTLIVFKDGQEIERVSGAMNDEGLDRFVERFL
- a CDS encoding DUF4392 domain-containing protein; this translates as MSNFHTIEEIVLQHSTRNMDKIQAHFPNEHTKKAVNAFLKLEKGVVFIYTGFYVAGFAETDGPLGAYFLAKAFEKLGYMPVIITDHFCDDYFPDIKTLYIPLEGLSNEESSMILNTYKPICHLSIERCGQNAEGRYLNARGVDIKEFTAPVDELFKKGSQIAPSFGIGDGGNEVGMGSFAEVLKNKELFYDYCVIPCDYPMIASVSNWGGYGFIAELERVLHIEVLPRFEEVEKYLAFIVSKGSVDGIKRESVMSVDGKEWELEPKILQALKDYATKG
- a CDS encoding EAL domain-containing protein: MGHSVGKEQEQKEKIKLLSRELRMVQKNLVEQFYTDPLTRLPNLYKLRHDLEELSEFTLIIANIDNFKLLNDFYGFVVGDFILESFAKTLKIELQEVAVYRIAGDEFAILLHERMSFYLLKNYLTHLSKQLTHLRYAYAQTEIYVDCTLSSSASFSNDDIFSKVSMALKYAKKEQLKFWIYEDTMNFSQEYESNLKYATKVRKAIVDYSGIVPYFQPIIDNASNEIIKFEALSRLVDEEGVIHSPHNFIPIAKMIKVYDKITMTIIDKSFKVFETHPYDFSINLSFEDIINQEIYDFIIRKLRDSNMGHRVTFELLESEKVNDFNKVVHFFNEIKRYGAKVAIDDFGSGFSNFSYIIKLNPDFIKIDGSLIKDIDKDKNAQIVVETIVNFSKKLGIKTVAEFVHSSTVLSTVKQLGIDYSQGYFIDMPSPQIVT
- a CDS encoding putative hydro-lyase — translated: MSPKELRAKIAKGEFTRPTAGECPGYIQMNMVALPREYAERFEAFANENSKAIPVLEVISKGHHSQILAPGADILNEIPKYNILRDGVLVETVTDITPYYTPDLVFFLIGCSFSFETALIENGMPLRHVDQQKNVAMYRTNIKLKPVGGFEGEMVVSMRPIKKEKVADACVVTSHFPRMHGSPIQVGYPEMIGIHDVAHPDYGDAIEIKNDEIPLFWPCGVTPQNVITSMKLPFAITHAPGHMFVTDKKDSEYYE